The proteins below come from a single Cyprinus carpio isolate SPL01 unplaced genomic scaffold, ASM1834038v1 S000006739, whole genome shotgun sequence genomic window:
- the LOC122144623 gene encoding LOW QUALITY PROTEIN: extracellular calcium-sensing receptor-like (The sequence of the model RefSeq protein was modified relative to this genomic sequence to represent the inferred CDS: substituted 1 base at 1 genomic stop codon) — translation MPLFLFYLSLISIYIDLIKCTVCPDEFWSNPKKDECVPKEVEFLYYEETLGISLSTASLLGTCICSAVVVIFAHHRHTPVVPANNSELSFLLLLSLKLCFWCVLLFIGWPQLWTCQLRHAVFGISFVLCIASILVKTIVVIAVFKLSRPEGKSAMKWFGAAQQRCTVLVLTALQVICEVWLSNASPAPHLNSQYISSKIVYDCTIGSAIGFWAVLGYIGLLAFLYFVLAFLARKLPDNFSEAKFITFSMLIFCAVWITFIPAYFISPGKCTVAVEIFAILAXSFGLILCIFAPKCFIIVFRPEQNTKKTPNG, via the exons AtgcctctgtttttattttatctctctTTAATTTCCATATACATAGATTTGATAAAGTGTACAGTGTGTCCAGATGAGTTCTGGTCCAACCCAAAAAAGGACGAGTGTGTCCCGAAAGAAGTGGAGTTTTTATACTATGAGGAAACTCTGGGCATTTCCTTGAGCACTGCTTCCTTGCTCGGCACCTGTATCTGTTCTGCAGTGGTTGTTATCTTTGCGCATCACCGCCATACTCCAGTTGTGCCAGCTAACAATTCAGAGCTCAGCTTTCTGTTGCTGTTATCACTCAAACTATGTTTCTGGTGTGTGCTGCTTTTCATTGGCTGGCCTCAGTTGTGGACATGTCAGTTAAGACATGCTGTTTTTGGCATAAGCTTTGTCCTGTGCATCGCCAGCATCTTGGTGAAGACTATTGTGGTAATAGCCGTGTTCAAGTTATCTCGGCCAGAGGGTAAAAGTGCTATGAAATGGTTTGGAGCAGCTCAACAAAGATGCACAGTTCTGGTCCTAACAGCCCTCCAGGTTATATGTGAAGTCTGGCTATCAAATGCATCTCCAGCACCCCAT TTAAATAGCCAGTATATCAGTTCCAAAATAGTATATGATTGTACTATAG GATCAGCAATAGGTTTCTGGGCTGTACTGGGTTATATTGGCTTGCTAGCtttcctttattttgttttagcttttctTGCCCGAAAGCTGCCTGATAACTTCAGTGAGGCTAAATTCATCACATTCAGTATGCTCATATTCTGTGCTGTATGGATCACCTTTATTCCAGCATATTTCATCTCTCCAGGAAAATGTACTGTAGCTGTGGAGATTTTTGCTATTTTAGCATGAAGCTTTGGTCTAATTCTCTGTATTTTTGCTCCAAAGTGTTTCATTATTGTATTTAGGCCAGAGCAGAATACCAAAAAAACACCTAATGGGTAA